One genomic window of Phoenix dactylifera cultivar Barhee BC4 chromosome 6, palm_55x_up_171113_PBpolish2nd_filt_p, whole genome shotgun sequence includes the following:
- the LOC120111182 gene encoding uncharacterized protein LOC120111182, which produces MKRLFLEKYFPASRAANIRKKIYGVRQQNGESLHEYWERFKKLCASCPHHQISEQLLIQYFYEGLLPTERSMIDAASGGALVDKTPKTTRNLIANMAANSQQFGTRLDPPSKHVNEVNISSLEQQIASLTSLVRQMAVGNMQTEKACGICSVVGHPTDMCPTLQEEPTEQVNVAGGFPGQPQRKYDPYSSTYNPGWRDHPNLNYRNPQVNQPATQNCPNFQQYQQPYPPRQQPGQTSNSGMSLEDIVKTLATNTLQFQQETKQFQHEARASIQSLDNQMGQMATAISRLEAQNSGKLPSQTVVNPRENASAIVLRSGKEVEIPTKATPASSKQEKEKNIVADRNISNDDDVPKHKFPPLSAYKPVSPFPQALAESRKDEENKDLYETFRRCEVNIPLLDAIKQVPHYAKFLKELCTIKRKQKLKGCEKVRVGENVSAVIQRKLPAKCKDPGMFTIPCTIGNTRFEKAMIDLGASINVMSYSIYASLKLGPLNKTGVVIQLADRSNAYPKGVVEDVLVQVNDLVFPADFYVLDMENGDQTAPILLGRPFLKTSKSKIDVHSGTLTMEFDGEIIKFNIYDAMKYPGDDNPVYSIDVIDSLAQEVFELDGKDGLEVAISKHLEKENEELVLSTDLQETVAALNKFPKLQQSDNVSYIALPVSNERPLPSVLQAPIPDLKPLPSHLKYVFLGDRGTLPVIISNKLSAPQEEKLVQILKEHQTAIGWTIADIKRISPTTCMHRILLEEGAKPSRQPQRRLNPPIMDVVKKEILKLLEVGVIYPISDSNWVSLVQVVPKKTGITVVKNQNDELVPTRIQNGWRVCIDYRKLNAVTRKDHFPLSFIDQMLERLAGHSYYCFLDSYSGYFQIAIAPEDQEKTTFTCPFGTFAYRRMPFGLCNAPATFQSSSLFDDEERGKTKINKMDTSIK; this is translated from the exons ATGAAGAGATTGTTTTTAGAGAAATATTTCCCAGCTTCAAGGGCGGCCAACAttcgaaaaaaaatttatggtgTAAGGCAGCAAAACGGAGAGTCCCTACACGAATACTGGGAACGTTTCAAGAAATTATGTGCAAgctgccctcatcatcaaattagTGAGCAGCTACTTATCCAGTATTTTTATGAGGGCCTTCTACCCACTGAAAGGAGCATGATTGATGCTGCTAGTGGAGGAGCTTTGGTGGATAAAACTCCAAAAACCACGAGAAACTTGATTGCAAATATGGCAGCCAATTCTCAACAATTTGGCACTAGGCTTGACCCTCCATCTAAGCATGTTAATGAGGTAAATATTTCTTCCCTTGAACAGCAAATTGCGAGTCTAACTTCTCTTGTTCGTCAAATGGCTGTAGGTAATATGCAAACAGAAAAGGCTTGTGGGATTTGTTCGGTAGTAGGACATCCAACTGATATGTGCCCAACTCTTCAAGAGGAGCCCACTGAGCAAGTGAATGTGGCGGGTGGTTTTCCTGGACAACCTCAAAGGAAGTATGATCCCTACTCGAGCACATATAATCCAGGATGGAGGGATCACCCCAATCTTAATTATAGGAATCCACAAGTAAATCAGCCCGCGACTCAAAACTGCCCAAATTTTCAGCAATATCAGCAGCCATATCCTCCGAGACAACAACCGGGCCAAACTTCTAATTCTGGTATGTCTTTAGAAGATATTGTTAAGACTCTTGCCACTAATACTTTGCAATTTCAACAGGAGACAAAACAATTTCAGCATGAGGCGAGGGCCAGTATTCAAAGTTTGGACAATCAAATGGGCCAGATGGCAACCGCAATTAGTCGGCTAGAGGCACAAAATTCGGGAAAATTACCCTCTCAAACAGTAGTAAATCCAAGAGAAAATGCAAGTGCAATCGTTTTGAGAAGTGGTAAAGAGGTTGAGATTCCAACAAAGGCAACCCCTGCATCGTCgaaacaagaaaaggagaaaaatatcgTTGCAGACAGAAACATTtccaatgatgatgatgtacCTAAGCATAAGTTTCCGCCTCTTTCGGCTTATAAACCAGTATCTCCTTTTCCTCAAGCTTTAGCAGAATCTAGAAAAGATGAGGAAAATAAAGATTTATATGAGACTTTTCGTAGATGCGAGGTAAATATTCCACTTTTAGATGCTATTAAACAAGTACCTCATTATGCTAAATTTCTGAAAGAACTGTGTACAATTAAGCGGAAACAGAAACTTAAAGGATGTGAGAAGGTGAGAGTTGGAGAGAATGTTTCTGCAGTTATTCAAAGAAAACTCCCTGCAAAGTGCAAAGATCCAGGTATGTTTACTATCCCTTGTACGATAGGTAATACTAGATTTGAGAAAGCCATGATAGATTTAGGAGCTTCTatcaatgtcatgtcatattctatatatgcttctttgaaacttggacctttgaataaaactggtgttgtgattcaattggctgatagatCTAATGCCTATCCTAAGGGTGTAGTTGAGGATGTTCTTGTGCAAGTTAATGATTTGGTTTTTCCTGCTGATTTCTATGTGCTTGATATGGAGAATGGTGATCAAACTGCTCCTATTTTGTTAGGAAGACCATTCTTAAAGACATCCAAATCTAAGATAGATGTTCATAGTGGCACACTTACCATGGAATTTGATGGTGAAATTATTAAGTTTAATATTTATGATGCCATGAAATATCCTGGTGATGATAATCCTGTTTATTCTATTGATGTGATTGATTCTTTAGCACaggaagtttttgaacttgatGGAAAAGATGGATTGGAAGTTGCCATTAGTAAGCATCTTGAGAAAGAGAATGAGGAGTTAGTCTTGAGTACTGATTTGCAGGAAACTGTTGCAGCATTGAATAAGTTTCCAAAGTTACAGCAGTCAGATAACGTTTCTTATATTGCATTACCAGTTTCTAACGAAAGGCCTTTACCCTCTGTTTTGCAGGCCCCTATTCCAGATTTGAAGCCTCTCCCCAGTCACCTTAAGTACGTGTTCCTTGGAGACAGAGGAACATTACCAGTGATCATCTCCAATAAACTTAGTGCACCGCAAGAAGAAAAGCTTGTGCAGATCCTTAAGGAGCATCAAACGGCTATTGGTTGGACAATTGCAGATATTAAAAGAATTAGCCCGACTACATGCATGCATCGTATCTTACTTGAAGAGGGAGCAAAACCTTCCCGTCAACCGCAAAGAAGATTGAACCCACCCATAATGGATGTAGTGAAGAAGGAGATCCTCAAACTTCTTGAAGTTGGAGTGATTTATCCTATTTCGGATAGCAATTGGGTTAGCCTGGTTCAAGTGGTTCCTAAAAAGACTGGAATAACAGTTGTGAAAAATCAGAATGATGAGTTAGTTCCTACCCGTATTCAAAATGGGTGGCGGGTTTGTatagattatagaaaattaaatgctGTAACTCGCAAGGACCACTTTcctttatcttttattgatcaaatgctcGAAAGGTTAGCTGGTCATTCTTACTATTGTTTTCTTGATAGTTATTCAGGCTATTTTCAGATTGCAATTGCTCCGGAGGATCAAGAAAAGACGACTTTTACATGCCCATTTGGGACTTTTGCATATCGTCGCATGCCCTTTGGTCTTTGTAACGCCCCAGCCACTTTCCAAAG ctcttcgttatttgatgatgaagaaagaggCAAAACCAAGATTAATAAGATGGATACTTCTATTAAGTGA